From Vibrio splendidus, a single genomic window includes:
- the rph gene encoding ribonuclease PH has protein sequence MRPNDRAVDQIRPIKITRNYTAYAEGSVLVEFGNTKVLCNATVEENVPRWLKGQGKGWVTAEYGMLPRATHTRNRREAASGKQGGRTMEIQRLIARSLRAVVDLKVMGEIMITVDCDVIQADGGTRTASISGASVAMADAINSLLASGKLKKNPMKGHVAAVSVGIVGAQALCDLEYVEDSAADTDMNVVMTEDGKMIEIQGTAEGEPFSHEELMQLLALANKGITDIVEAQKAALAD, from the coding sequence ATGCGTCCAAATGACCGCGCTGTAGATCAAATTCGTCCAATTAAAATTACTCGTAACTACACAGCTTATGCTGAAGGTTCTGTATTAGTTGAGTTCGGCAACACTAAAGTTCTATGTAATGCGACGGTAGAAGAAAACGTGCCGCGTTGGTTAAAAGGCCAAGGAAAGGGTTGGGTAACCGCTGAATACGGTATGCTTCCACGAGCAACACACACTCGTAACCGTCGTGAAGCGGCGAGCGGTAAGCAAGGTGGTCGTACGATGGAAATCCAACGTCTGATCGCGCGTAGCCTACGTGCTGTTGTTGACCTGAAAGTAATGGGTGAAATCATGATCACTGTCGATTGTGATGTTATCCAAGCAGACGGCGGTACTCGTACTGCTTCTATCTCAGGTGCAAGCGTTGCAATGGCTGATGCTATCAACAGCCTACTAGCAAGCGGCAAACTGAAAAAGAACCCAATGAAAGGCCACGTAGCGGCAGTTTCAGTGGGCATCGTTGGTGCACAAGCACTGTGTGACCTTGAGTACGTTGAAGACTCAGCAGCTGATACCGACATGAACGTTGTAATGACGGAAGACGGTAAGATGATTGAGATTCAAGGCACCGCAGAAGGCGAACCGTTCAGCCACGAAGAGCTGATGCAGCTTTTAGCCCTGGCGAAT
- a CDS encoding YicC/YloC family endoribonuclease: protein MIYSMTAYARKEVKGDWGTAVWEIRSVNQRYLETYFRMPEQFRGLEPILRERFRKRLARGKVECNLRFEANPAAKGELSINEGLAQQVINAANQVMTMTGEDSRLNPFQVMNWPGVMETPEQDMDAINKDLLEAFNDAIAEFIDARAREGENMKALIVQRLDAITEEVVKVRTRMPEILEWQRERLLTKFEDAKIELEGSRVEQELILLAQKSDVAEELDRLDSHVKEANVVLKKGGACGRKLDFMMQEFNRESNTLASKSISTDITASGVELKVLIEQMREQIQNIE from the coding sequence ATGATTTATAGTATGACTGCGTACGCACGCAAAGAAGTAAAAGGCGATTGGGGTACAGCAGTATGGGAAATCCGTAGTGTAAACCAACGCTACCTTGAAACTTACTTCCGTATGCCTGAACAGTTCCGTGGTTTAGAGCCGATCTTGCGTGAGCGTTTCCGTAAGCGTCTAGCTCGCGGCAAGGTTGAATGTAACCTACGTTTTGAAGCAAACCCAGCAGCGAAAGGCGAGCTAAGCATTAACGAAGGTTTGGCTCAGCAAGTAATCAATGCTGCGAACCAAGTAATGACCATGACAGGTGAAGACAGCCGTTTGAATCCATTCCAAGTCATGAACTGGCCTGGCGTGATGGAAACGCCAGAGCAAGACATGGATGCCATCAACAAAGATCTACTGGAAGCATTCAACGATGCCATCGCAGAGTTCATTGATGCTCGTGCTCGTGAAGGCGAGAACATGAAGGCGCTAATCGTACAGCGCTTAGATGCGATCACTGAAGAAGTGGTTAAAGTTCGTACACGCATGCCTGAGATCCTAGAATGGCAACGTGAGCGCCTTCTTACTAAATTTGAAGATGCTAAAATTGAACTTGAAGGTTCTCGTGTTGAGCAAGAACTTATCCTACTTGCGCAGAAGTCAGACGTAGCAGAAGAGCTAGACCGTTTAGACTCTCACGTGAAAGAAGCAAATGTCGTATTGAAGAAGGGTGGTGCTTGTGGCCGTAAGCTTGACTTCATGATGCAAGAGTTCAACCGTGAGTCAAACACGCTAGCGTCTAAGTCTATCAGCACAGACATCACAGCATCAGGCGTAGAGCTTAAGGTTCTTATCGAACAGATGCGTGAGCAGATCCAGAACATTGAATAA
- a CDS encoding STAS-like domain-containing protein, protein MLNVKVFDLVGKNAISMQSGTKLNNAISSALIEGQIVEIDFSGVSLFASPFFNASVGVLLKDMTIEQLMERMKIVNCNDIGLSLLNTVIQNAIHYYSGESKVTDTLNKHEE, encoded by the coding sequence ATGTTAAACGTTAAAGTCTTTGATTTGGTTGGTAAAAATGCAATATCAATGCAAAGCGGAACAAAATTGAATAACGCTATTTCCTCGGCGTTGATAGAAGGCCAAATCGTAGAGATTGATTTTTCAGGTGTGTCTTTATTTGCATCACCATTTTTCAATGCATCAGTAGGTGTTCTACTAAAGGACATGACTATTGAGCAGTTAATGGAGAGAATGAAGATAGTAAATTGTAATGATATAGGACTAAGTTTACTCAACACTGTTATCCAAAATGCAATCCATTATTACAGTGGAGAAAGCAAAGTGACTGATACATTGAACAAGCATGAAGAGTGA
- a CDS encoding DUF2787 family protein yields MNKFVISGVNDELVSPMHCFLEALMSDNIIPNTVERVALNIRSKDINSRFQPIEIQLERTSSKTPWQLRFIATFDVMVTGKPQKELSLYFNFVGCWFYHPEIKQCNLQRPEVQTLLASWLKAITHTLITQPAISINITSVR; encoded by the coding sequence ATGAATAAGTTTGTTATTTCAGGGGTAAATGATGAACTCGTTAGTCCCATGCATTGTTTTCTTGAAGCACTTATGTCTGACAACATCATCCCAAACACAGTCGAGCGGGTAGCGTTAAACATACGCTCTAAAGATATAAATAGTCGCTTTCAACCAATCGAAATTCAATTAGAGCGAACATCAAGCAAAACACCTTGGCAACTTCGCTTTATTGCCACCTTTGATGTGATGGTTACTGGTAAGCCACAAAAAGAGTTATCGCTGTATTTCAACTTCGTAGGGTGTTGGTTCTACCACCCAGAGATTAAGCAGTGCAACTTACAACGGCCAGAAGTTCAAACCTTACTTGCTAGCTGGCTTAAAGCCATCACTCACACTCTCATCACGCAACCAGCTATCTCAATCAACATCACATCCGTTCGTTAA
- a CDS encoding tyrosine-type recombinase/integrase: MAKLSVKKVEALIKAGGERTQRHADGEGLYLVVPASGTASWMLRFTSNKKRREMTLGKVNDLSLSNARLEAATKMKQVREGFDPLIQRKRAEQESIKTVNDLFEDWYPTLVKRLKHPNIPKRVYTKDIAPHIGDIPLDKITARDIRTTITAINDSGRPTIANDALGHCKQLFNHGMKLDLLQGNPASAFTVRDAGGIEQSKDRFLTEDELKQFFSIARKNSTNFSRDNYLACALLICLGVRKSELCEAKWEEFELENGLWHLPKERSKTNVGFTIPLAPEVLEWLDELKIRGFGSDYVFPSRRASKSPHMGPDTLNRAITKLFGHEAGKKKQPPNLMGDMTHFTVHDLRRTCRTLLAKQGTPGHVAERCLNHKLKGVEGIYDQYDYLEERREALTRLARHFMSFLNN, encoded by the coding sequence ATGGCTAAGTTGTCCGTAAAGAAAGTAGAAGCGCTCATTAAGGCTGGTGGCGAGAGAACACAACGCCATGCTGATGGTGAAGGCTTATACCTAGTGGTTCCAGCGTCAGGTACTGCAAGCTGGATGCTACGCTTTACCTCTAATAAAAAGCGCCGTGAAATGACGCTTGGTAAGGTCAATGACCTTTCCTTATCTAACGCTCGCCTCGAAGCCGCCACTAAAATGAAACAAGTGAGAGAAGGCTTTGATCCCCTCATACAACGCAAACGTGCCGAACAGGAAAGCATTAAAACCGTTAATGACTTATTCGAAGATTGGTACCCCACCTTAGTTAAGCGCCTTAAACACCCTAATATCCCCAAACGTGTTTACACTAAAGATATAGCACCACACATAGGTGACATCCCTCTCGATAAGATTACCGCACGTGATATTCGCACAACAATCACTGCGATTAATGACTCTGGTCGCCCGACTATAGCCAATGATGCTCTAGGTCACTGTAAACAGTTATTTAATCACGGAATGAAGCTTGACCTTCTGCAAGGCAATCCAGCCTCTGCATTTACTGTGAGAGACGCTGGCGGCATAGAGCAAAGTAAAGATCGCTTCTTGACTGAAGATGAACTAAAGCAGTTCTTTAGTATCGCTAGAAAGAACAGCACCAACTTTAGCCGCGATAACTATCTAGCTTGTGCATTATTGATTTGTTTAGGTGTGCGTAAATCTGAATTGTGTGAAGCTAAATGGGAAGAGTTTGAGCTAGAGAATGGTTTATGGCACTTACCAAAGGAGCGTAGTAAAACCAATGTGGGTTTTACTATTCCATTAGCACCAGAAGTGTTGGAGTGGCTCGATGAGTTGAAGATAAGGGGATTTGGCTCTGATTACGTGTTTCCGAGTAGAAGAGCCAGCAAGAGCCCTCACATGGGCCCCGACACGCTTAACCGAGCCATTACCAAGCTATTTGGTCATGAGGCTGGCAAGAAGAAGCAGCCACCCAATTTGATGGGGGATATGACGCACTTCACCGTGCATGACCTACGCCGCACTTGTCGTACTCTATTGGCAAAACAAGGCACTCCCGGCCATGTGGCCGAGAGATGCTTGAATCACAAGTTAAAGGGTGTTGAAGGTATTTATGACCAGTATGATTATTTGGAAGAGCGGAGAGAGGCTTTAACTCGTTTAGCAAGACACTTTATGTCTTTCTTAAATAACTGA
- a CDS encoding DUF3732 domain-containing protein, with amino-acid sequence MKTLIHEIGVIDKLGNKHPVSFKKGLNVVTGKSSTGKSALIEIFDYCFGSGENTIPKGVITTNAAIYYVALAVNEQDMVIARDPDIATKAFFRRVESFNSADIVRDYFNSNYFRPLSEFKKHLRGFFLDIDDVDESLAARANRRNNAKAATPSIRSFSSFMLQHQNLVANKHALFYRFDEKEKRDQAIEHTKIFLGLVDQKFFHLKQEKERLSMDIRRLERQKETNKRTSEKYKLNVGPVLNQLYALMGFKEEPLSLERLLRHPQDGKDQLDSIIVPEKINHNSDAITLRYNQLKLDRNKKTAELRKLQRQTASINKHIQEEELFVGNVKQFSSPGHVHISSSVCPFCHTEKDNLRESAEKLQKAILKVSGNLAQARPMKAKFESSLVDVKRKTEAVSRALTELNQQVMEIEKTEKQLVEQKSLYESILMQKAKLFALIDTLNMADDAELEKQVKDLSKQIKDITRDLKKYDVQKGLEKASADVNTYMADIGSYFEFEASYKPINLHFSFETFDLYHLTPTNEKIHLRSMGSGANWLYCHVTLFLALHKYFSLQGNSCAIPSILFFDQPTQVYFPNFNRDNADTFEEQKNLESEQRTKKERHVDEDIKAVENLFSQFSNYCSELELDNGFSPQIIVTDHADSLTLSNGVPFEDLVNGNRWRSRGLIEPVHDTGEE; translated from the coding sequence ATGAAGACATTAATTCATGAGATTGGTGTTATTGATAAGCTGGGAAATAAGCATCCAGTTAGTTTTAAGAAGGGGCTCAATGTTGTCACTGGTAAGTCATCGACGGGTAAAAGTGCTTTAATTGAAATATTTGACTATTGCTTTGGTAGTGGTGAAAACACTATACCCAAAGGTGTCATTACCACAAATGCAGCTATTTATTATGTTGCGCTTGCTGTCAATGAACAAGATATGGTGATTGCTCGTGATCCTGATATCGCGACTAAAGCCTTTTTTCGTCGTGTTGAGTCGTTTAACTCTGCCGATATTGTCCGTGATTATTTCAATAGCAACTATTTCCGTCCATTAAGTGAATTTAAGAAACATCTAAGAGGTTTTTTCTTGGATATAGATGATGTGGATGAGTCTTTGGCTGCCAGAGCAAATCGACGCAATAATGCTAAGGCTGCGACTCCATCCATACGTAGCTTTTCATCATTTATGCTCCAGCACCAAAATCTTGTAGCTAATAAACATGCGTTATTCTACCGATTTGATGAAAAAGAAAAACGAGATCAAGCAATTGAGCATACCAAGATATTTTTAGGCTTAGTCGATCAAAAATTCTTTCACTTAAAGCAAGAGAAAGAACGATTAAGTATGGATATCAGACGTTTGGAGCGCCAGAAAGAGACTAACAAGCGTACGTCAGAAAAGTATAAACTAAATGTTGGTCCGGTTTTAAACCAGTTGTATGCGCTGATGGGGTTTAAGGAGGAACCATTATCATTAGAAAGGTTATTACGCCACCCTCAAGATGGAAAAGATCAACTTGATAGCATTATCGTACCCGAAAAAATTAACCATAATTCAGACGCTATCACACTGCGGTACAACCAGCTTAAACTAGATCGTAACAAAAAAACTGCTGAACTCAGGAAACTACAGCGTCAAACTGCTTCAATTAATAAGCACATTCAAGAAGAAGAGCTTTTCGTCGGTAACGTAAAACAATTTAGCTCACCTGGACATGTACACATATCTTCTTCAGTTTGTCCATTTTGTCACACCGAAAAAGACAATTTGCGAGAAAGTGCAGAGAAACTCCAGAAAGCTATTCTTAAAGTATCAGGAAACCTTGCTCAAGCCCGTCCAATGAAAGCAAAGTTTGAATCGTCTTTAGTTGATGTGAAGCGTAAGACAGAGGCTGTTAGCCGAGCACTTACTGAGTTAAATCAGCAAGTAATGGAAATTGAGAAAACAGAAAAGCAGTTAGTAGAGCAAAAGAGTCTGTATGAAAGTATTTTGATGCAGAAGGCTAAACTATTTGCACTGATCGATACATTAAATATGGCCGATGATGCAGAGCTTGAAAAGCAAGTTAAAGATCTTAGCAAGCAGATAAAAGACATCACAAGAGACCTTAAAAAATATGATGTGCAAAAAGGGTTAGAAAAGGCATCAGCTGACGTAAACACATATATGGCTGATATTGGTAGCTATTTCGAATTTGAAGCTAGCTACAAGCCTATCAATCTCCACTTTTCATTCGAAACATTCGACCTGTATCACCTAACCCCTACAAATGAAAAAATTCACTTAAGATCAATGGGGAGCGGCGCAAACTGGTTGTACTGTCATGTGACTTTATTTTTAGCCTTACATAAATATTTTTCGCTGCAGGGGAATAGTTGCGCTATCCCTTCAATTCTGTTTTTCGACCAACCTACTCAAGTTTATTTTCCGAACTTTAATCGTGATAATGCTGATACTTTCGAAGAGCAAAAGAATCTAGAGTCTGAGCAGCGAACAAAAAAAGAAAGGCATGTAGATGAAGATATCAAAGCTGTTGAGAACTTGTTTAGCCAGTTTTCAAATTATTGTAGTGAACTAGAGTTGGATAACGGGTTTAGTCCTCAAATCATAGTGACAGATCATGCTGATAGTTTAACACTATCTAATGGGGTACCTTTTGAGGATCTAGTTAACGGAAACCGGTGGCGCTCCCGAGGGCTTATTGAACCTGTTCACGATACGGGGGAAGAATGA
- a CDS encoding AlpA family phage regulatory protein, with translation MKFLKLQQVMDKTTLCRSSIYNLIKAGEFPKNVTVMGKRKAWLESEVEDWMVSKIGISEL, from the coding sequence ATGAAATTTCTTAAATTACAACAAGTCATGGATAAAACAACACTCTGTCGAAGCAGCATCTACAACTTGATTAAGGCTGGTGAATTTCCTAAGAATGTAACCGTGATGGGTAAGCGAAAGGCTTGGCTGGAAAGTGAGGTAGAAGATTGGATGGTGAGTAAAATCGGGATCTCAGAACTTTAA
- a CDS encoding RNase H family protein, which yields MKKEIYVEAATAEKRRGRLSAGVGLVVFDDYERIADEDWLLLDSITDRNYADLSALAFGLERACDGDIIYLSSDYCVDGFNEWLDGWKRRNWRKSNKKPIAHQDLWELVDKRSADKQVEVRKAAACSAGRDAAYRYAVAVANGQL from the coding sequence ATGAAAAAAGAAATTTATGTAGAAGCAGCCACCGCAGAGAAGCGAAGAGGACGACTCTCTGCTGGGGTAGGGCTGGTTGTATTCGATGACTATGAAAGAATAGCGGATGAAGACTGGCTGCTCCTTGATAGCATCACAGACCGTAATTACGCAGACTTATCAGCACTTGCTTTTGGGCTAGAGCGTGCTTGTGATGGCGATATTATTTATTTAAGCAGTGACTATTGCGTTGATGGTTTTAATGAATGGCTTGATGGTTGGAAACGTCGAAATTGGCGTAAATCAAATAAAAAACCGATAGCTCATCAAGACCTTTGGGAGCTAGTGGATAAACGAAGTGCAGATAAACAAGTTGAGGTGAGGAAAGCAGCTGCTTGCTCCGCAGGAAGAGATGCCGCTTATAGATACGCTGTCGCAGTGGCGAATGGTCAGTTGTAA
- a CDS encoding inovirus Gp2 family protein translates to MKKSTYQGLPTLGSSYGLNNDYLEVIRVPMDNAMDEYPRVFAVRFDLRQPQGALLDCLSRDEILGNEASGIYRTDLATRFVQSFKAKLKAHERRCHRKGTRVYPCTVRFAWVRERDKSAHDHYHFVLFLNEDRFGRLGNTTRSGSLAWTITSAWASALNCDVSTIRRLVHFPDNASYLLDPKSKDFIKVFKDLFRRLSYFAKYDTKHYDEGHRCIGRSIR, encoded by the coding sequence ATGAAGAAATCTACCTACCAAGGATTACCAACATTAGGCTCATCCTATGGGCTTAACAACGATTACCTAGAAGTTATCCGTGTACCAATGGATAATGCAATGGATGAGTACCCGCGGGTTTTTGCTGTTAGGTTCGACCTTCGTCAACCCCAAGGTGCTTTGCTTGACTGTCTTAGCCGTGATGAAATCTTGGGTAACGAAGCTTCAGGTATTTATCGTACAGATTTAGCTACTCGATTTGTTCAGTCGTTCAAGGCCAAACTTAAGGCGCATGAACGAAGATGTCACCGCAAAGGAACAAGAGTTTATCCCTGTACTGTTAGGTTCGCGTGGGTTAGGGAGCGCGATAAATCGGCACACGACCACTATCACTTTGTCTTATTCCTGAATGAAGACCGTTTTGGTAGGTTGGGCAATACTACAAGATCAGGCTCTCTAGCATGGACTATCACCAGTGCTTGGGCTAGTGCATTGAATTGTGATGTTAGTACTATCCGCCGTCTTGTGCACTTCCCTGACAATGCCAGTTATCTCCTTGATCCAAAGAGTAAGGATTTTATTAAAGTATTTAAAGACTTGTTTCGTAGGCTTAGCTATTTTGCTAAGTATGACACGAAGCATTATGACGAAGGTCATCGATGTATAGGTCGAAGTATTCGTTAG
- a CDS encoding DUF2787 family protein, whose protein sequence is MNQAANLAMFACKRAKPSHQLKDLIKRSIDGVNYRGKMTICFQDTNYHPKEGGFHPVSITVDVKDSHIALIEITDLVYVGASTPELVPDLAFDFANSVAFARFSGWLGMYLQETTELYEMWECNFLAYVEMNAYDQIQVEYS, encoded by the coding sequence ATGAATCAAGCAGCCAATCTGGCTATGTTCGCGTGCAAGCGAGCTAAGCCTTCACATCAATTGAAAGACCTAATCAAACGCTCTATTGATGGTGTTAATTACCGAGGAAAAATGACCATCTGTTTTCAAGATACCAATTACCACCCAAAAGAAGGCGGCTTTCACCCTGTCTCTATTACGGTGGATGTCAAAGATAGCCATATCGCGCTTATTGAAATCACTGACCTTGTTTATGTGGGAGCCAGTACACCAGAACTCGTTCCTGACTTGGCTTTTGATTTTGCTAACAGCGTCGCTTTCGCTCGTTTCAGCGGATGGCTTGGTATGTACCTCCAAGAAACAACCGAGCTGTATGAAATGTGGGAGTGTAACTTTCTAGCTTATGTAGAAATGAACGCCTACGACCAAATTCAGGTTGAGTACAGTTAA
- a CDS encoding lecithin retinol acyltransferase family protein, translating into MNPYNAIGSFLVGNLSKSLIQNLFWKTNSPIRGSIVYCDLAFGYAEHSGVYMGNGRIIHRNGKGLIEAASIRQFLADTTALSIYVSCNTQGRAVGNESTAQIAGAMLGVQTDYSLLNENCHQFCSHCLSGDIFSNTFTLTQLKRDAHAHIKASQWRVWDLRHRHKG; encoded by the coding sequence ATGAATCCATATAACGCAATAGGCAGCTTTCTAGTCGGCAACTTATCGAAAAGTTTAATTCAAAATTTATTCTGGAAAACCAACAGCCCAATTAGGGGGAGCATTGTGTATTGCGATCTCGCGTTTGGATATGCTGAGCATTCAGGTGTCTACATGGGAAATGGACGTATCATTCATCGTAATGGCAAAGGCCTTATCGAAGCTGCATCAATTCGTCAGTTTCTGGCGGATACCACAGCCCTTTCGATTTACGTAAGCTGCAATACCCAAGGTAGAGCCGTTGGCAATGAGTCTACTGCTCAAATAGCAGGAGCTATGCTTGGTGTACAAACAGACTACTCCCTGTTAAATGAAAACTGCCATCAGTTCTGTAGCCACTGTCTAAGTGGTGACATATTCTCAAACACGTTTACATTAACTCAGCTTAAACGTGACGCTCATGCGCACATTAAAGCGAGTCAGTGGCGTGTATGGGATTTAAGACATCGTCACAAAGGATAA
- a CDS encoding type II toxin-antitoxin system VapC family toxin produces MTRIVNIKNRVDLHHSDKFFIDTNVWFWLTYAASNEIQTQNAPARYQLEIYPEFIEKILDEGASIYHSPLALSELANIIERTEYDIFQSKQTEDISRKSFRKKTDHRKRVMEEVSNAWQQITQMSSPLDITLNSALSQNALITLNQHCLDAYDAFYIESMSSYEIVNILTDDSDFDGLDISLYTANNRLI; encoded by the coding sequence ATGACTAGAATTGTTAACATAAAAAATAGAGTCGATCTACATCATTCAGACAAATTTTTCATTGATACAAATGTATGGTTCTGGCTCACATATGCTGCTTCTAATGAGATACAAACTCAAAATGCACCAGCTAGATACCAACTAGAAATATATCCTGAATTTATTGAAAAAATACTAGATGAAGGTGCAAGTATTTATCATAGTCCTTTAGCTTTATCGGAGTTGGCTAATATCATAGAGAGAACGGAATACGATATATTTCAATCAAAACAAACTGAAGACATTTCTCGTAAAAGTTTTAGGAAAAAAACAGATCATAGAAAGAGAGTGATGGAAGAAGTATCCAATGCTTGGCAGCAAATCACCCAAATGTCATCTCCTCTCGACATTACACTAAATTCGGCCTTATCACAAAACGCTCTTATAACTTTAAATCAGCACTGTCTGGATGCTTACGATGCTTTTTATATCGAGTCGATGTCTAGTTATGAAATAGTAAATATTTTGACTGATGACAGTGATTTTGATGGGCTAGACATATCCCTATACACTGCAAATAATCGTTTGATTTAG
- the radC gene encoding RadC family protein yields MRNANNQHDYPFKTSELNELLERAAEALAAKYKREGTFTNPTNVKEYLKLKLGAHDREVFAVMFLDNQHQLISFEELFFGTIDAASIYPREVLKAALNHNAAAVVFAHNHPSGIAEPSQADRRITQRLVDALKLVDIRVLDHIVVGEDCVSFAEKGWV; encoded by the coding sequence ATGCGTAACGCCAACAACCAACACGATTACCCATTCAAAACTTCAGAGTTAAATGAACTGCTAGAGCGTGCAGCCGAAGCACTGGCTGCGAAATACAAGCGAGAAGGCACGTTCACTAACCCAACCAATGTTAAGGAATATTTAAAGCTCAAGTTAGGGGCTCATGACCGCGAAGTGTTCGCCGTGATGTTTCTTGATAATCAACATCAATTGATCAGTTTTGAAGAGTTGTTCTTTGGCACTATCGATGCTGCCTCTATTTACCCACGCGAGGTACTCAAAGCAGCACTAAACCATAACGCTGCTGCCGTCGTTTTTGCTCATAACCATCCTTCAGGTATTGCTGAGCCCTCTCAAGCAGATAGACGCATTACACAGCGTTTAGTGGATGCTCTCAAGCTGGTGGATATCCGAGTGTTGGACCACATCGTTGTGGGTGAGGATTGTGTGTCATTTGCAGAAAAGGGGTGGGTATGA
- a CDS encoding tyrosine-type recombinase/integrase → MAEVQAVKDDGTIRMVGHLLSIRCHPQMADVWHIGLNLALRISDLLSIRFEDIHGDRVIIRESKTGKFANIQLNTKAQQYIARLREQHPDHIYLFQSHRCQQLKNKPPQPISRRAVSMAFQQVGQELNIALGTHSMRKTRGYFLYQSTKDIGRVMKMLRHTSEGVTLRYIGITQDEVDKDFVSLEL, encoded by the coding sequence ATGGCTGAGGTCCAAGCAGTCAAAGACGATGGCACTATACGTATGGTTGGTCACCTATTGAGTATTCGTTGTCATCCACAAATGGCCGATGTATGGCATATCGGATTAAACCTAGCACTGAGAATTTCTGATTTGTTGTCGATTCGCTTTGAAGACATTCATGGCGACCGAGTCATTATTCGTGAAAGTAAAACTGGCAAGTTCGCCAACATTCAGCTCAATACCAAAGCACAGCAGTACATTGCTAGATTGAGAGAGCAACATCCCGACCACATCTATTTGTTTCAATCCCACCGATGCCAACAGCTGAAAAACAAACCACCCCAGCCAATCTCGCGACGCGCTGTGTCCATGGCATTTCAGCAAGTAGGCCAAGAGCTGAATATCGCTTTAGGTACTCATTCGATGAGAAAGACGCGAGGCTACTTTCTTTACCAATCCACAAAAGATATAGGCCGTGTCATGAAAATGCTTCGCCATACTTCAGAAGGCGTGACGCTTCGCTATATCGGTATTACTCAAGATGAGGTTGATAAGGACTTCGTTTCTCTTGAACTTTAA
- a CDS encoding three component ABC system middle component, with the protein MSSIVDALYELKYNPFEYGEFLASFYTAMDESEDSLLLAPLVIPLCSHPLFSRKLFNSNKKSTIWSVFDDRSKLYDLQERIDGFQTLTEQCIQYCLINDWLSVNEQRLSLCACDGANSTFTSQKNAQKLGRLLSGHSVVEIYAFLGVKPR; encoded by the coding sequence ATGAGTAGTATTGTCGACGCCTTATACGAATTAAAGTACAACCCGTTTGAGTATGGTGAGTTTCTGGCCTCATTTTATACGGCTATGGATGAATCGGAGGATAGTTTACTACTCGCCCCTTTGGTTATCCCACTATGCAGCCACCCTCTTTTTAGTCGAAAGCTATTCAATTCTAACAAAAAGAGCACTATTTGGTCGGTTTTTGATGACCGGAGCAAGCTCTATGATCTGCAAGAACGCATTGATGGATTTCAAACTTTGACTGAACAATGTATTCAGTACTGTTTAATCAATGATTGGTTATCTGTAAACGAACAACGTTTGTCTCTTTGTGCATGTGATGGTGCTAATTCAACCTTTACAAGTCAAAAAAATGCGCAGAAGTTAGGGCGATTACTTAGTGGACATTCAGTAGTCGAGATTTATGCATTTTTAGGAGTAAAGCCACGATGA